In Hydrogenispora ethanolica, a genomic segment contains:
- a CDS encoding helix-turn-helix domain-containing protein, whose product MDTIGQRLTTARKNMNLTVNDSAKAIGIAKSNLSRVENDQHQPSIATVMKLARFYGVSTDWILFGDDGSEKDSNENLIYVPDSKLRAFFILLVKMWQEGSQDVRGWIIVQLEKAFPEIALKIKKNK is encoded by the coding sequence ATGGATACCATTGGTCAACGCCTGACAACCGCTAGAAAGAATATGAATTTAACAGTGAATGACTCGGCTAAAGCGATTGGGATCGCGAAAAGCAATTTAAGCCGGGTCGAAAATGATCAGCATCAGCCGTCGATTGCCACGGTGATGAAACTGGCGCGTTTCTATGGGGTTTCCACCGATTGGATTCTATTTGGCGATGACGGTTCCGAAAAGGATTCCAATGAAAACTTGATCTATGTCCCGGACTCAAAATTGCGAGCATTTTTTATATTGCTGGTTAAAATGTGGCAGGAAGGCAGCCAGGATGTACGCGGCTGGATCATCGTTCAATTGGAAAAAGCTTTTCCAGAGATCGCGCTAAAAATAAAGAAAAACAAATAA